The window CATTGATTAGAACAAGGGCGGTATGCACGCACTCGCCTCGCAACCGGAGAAAGTTGTCTTGGCGTGAGTTTTTTATAATATCGCGATCTCTGGCACTGACAAAGTACTCAATCTATCCATCCAAACCACACAAGGGGACAAGGAGGCAGAAAACAGATGGATTATTTTTGCCAAGTGAGCCTAAACTTATCTCTCCTACGCCAAAAGGTGGAGTAAGCGGGAAGCATTAAATATGTTGCTAGGTAGATGCGGCTAATTTCCGTATTTATCAATAATATTAAAGACAATCAAGCGTAATTGGAGCTAAACAAGTTATGGGTTGGTTACAAAGACTGTTTGGTATGGGAAAACCCAAGGACGCTCAGGTTAACCCTCCTGTCCAGGCTGCACCTCAAACGACAGCTCAAGCGCCTGCGAGTACTAACGCCGAAACCATTGCCCCAGAACGTGTTGGTTTAAACGGAGAATACGATCAAAGCGGTCTTGCCAAGCGAGTTGCCTTAGCTTTTGACGAAGATCCCGATCTCGCTGATGAAGAGCGCCTGTGGGTAGCCCAGACTAGCGGGACTATCGTGTTAAAAGGCGAAGTCTCTGACCAAGCGACCCTGAACAAAATGACGAGTATTGCCAGAGGCGTTAATGGTTGCACTGCCGTAGACACCAGTCAAGTGAAAGTGGGTTAAATTTTTCTCTTCATGACCTATCCGAAACGCGGATATAAAAGTTTAATCTGGTTTCTTTCTAGAATGCGTGCAGATGGAACAGATTTTGAATTCATTGCTTAGTAAACGTTTTGGATAGGTTTTAAGTACATCTTCCTAGCTCCCTACGGCAAATTGTGAGTAGGGAGATTTTCTATTTATGACAGGAATTATGTTCTATTCACTTTTGAACCACTTCTTGTCAGGGAGTTAGCCTAGCGGGACGCCATCTACAATACTTACAGCAGATTGCAGGTTTATGAAGTACAGTAACAGCAGTTGGCGAATCAGTATTCGTTGATGCACTGACTTCAGTGTCTCTATTTACTTGCAATCTGCTGTAGCTTCTACTATATACACAGCAGAAAGTGTAAATATTTTCCTGAAAAGATGGTGTAAAATCCCCAAATCACCCATTATATTGATGAAAATCAAGCATTCTTGGAGCTAACGAAACGATGGGTTGGTTACAAAGACTATTTGGAATGGAAAAACCAGCAGAGGCTCAGGTTGACCCTGCGCCTGTAGAAGCGGCACCTGACGGCGGAGAAATTCCTCCAGAGCGTGTTGGTTTAAGCGGAGAATATGACCAAAGTGGTCTTGCCAAGCGGGTCGCCTTAGCTTTTGACCAAGAACCCGATCTCGCTGATGAAGAACGCCTGTGGGTTGCTCAAACTGGGGGCACTGTAGTTTTAAAGGGTGAAGTCTCTGACCAAGCAACTCTTGACAAAATGGTGAGTGTTGCCCAAGGCGTTAGCGGTGCTACTAGCGTTGCAACTGATCAAGTTACTGTTGGTTAAATTGTTCACTTCATTCTGGAAAGAACTTTCAGACAATTGAGTCTGATTCGTCCGTATCACTCTCTACTTGATGTGGTTAGTAGGGAGTTTTTTCTCTAATTTTATAGATTTAGATGACTAGCTTCAATGAATAATGAGACTTAAACGGAGCTGAAAAGCTTACTTTCTTAAAGTGAGTCTTTGTCCCAATAATTTAGATTAGTTATATCTTTTATTAATTTTACTTATATGTATTCTGAATACATCAAATGTTTTCATCAGCGGCTGTATCGGTGTTGGTCAATGCATAAATATTAGCCTATTCAACCTATAGAAATTCTCAATGATACCAGCAATAACTTGAGAAAAGTGTAATGTTAAAATTGATAACGCAGCACAATTATAGCGATTTTCAAATGCCCGAAGTACCGATGTAGGAGCAAACGACCGTTTGTCCCTGCGGTGGTCGGATTTCAGGCAAATGCAATCTGCAATAACTGGTTTTATTCAGTTCTGTCAAGCACGAAAACTCTTAATTTTGTAGAGCAACTTATACCTGATAGTCTGAGCAAATGCTGTAGATATTAGAGTTTTCTGTGCTACAACATTTCATCAAAGTTATAGCAAACTTTGAATTTTTTGGTGTGAGGAGTTAGTGTGAATAAAAATTCTTTAATCAGAGTTTGCGAAGTAGGACTTTTAGGTTTATTAGCTGGGTCTATACATCTAGGTGCCAAGCCTGCGGTTGCCGGGGTGACAGACGTATCAGCCAAGAAGCAGACTGAATCCAA of the Allocoleopsis franciscana PCC 7113 genome contains:
- a CDS encoding BON domain-containing protein, which gives rise to MGWLQRLFGMGKPKDAQVNPPVQAAPQTTAQAPASTNAETIAPERVGLNGEYDQSGLAKRVALAFDEDPDLADEERLWVAQTSGTIVLKGEVSDQATLNKMTSIARGVNGCTAVDTSQVKVG
- a CDS encoding BON domain-containing protein; the protein is MGWLQRLFGMEKPAEAQVDPAPVEAAPDGGEIPPERVGLSGEYDQSGLAKRVALAFDQEPDLADEERLWVAQTGGTVVLKGEVSDQATLDKMVSVAQGVSGATSVATDQVTVG